One window from the genome of Salvia splendens isolate huo1 chromosome 9, SspV2, whole genome shotgun sequence encodes:
- the LOC121749627 gene encoding allene oxide cyclase, chloroplastic-like, with protein sequence MTLSTFNQQHINSIQSHRYIHQSFISTNNFAMAAASSTILKAAVSSPSPARLPPPAAAQKLFSFTPSKKKHFLPKPLTKSFSCKAQAADPASTTPTKVQQLHVYEINERDRGSPAYLRLSQKTVNSLGDLVPFSNKVYTGDLKKRAGITAGICILIKHEEEKKGDRYEAIFSFYLGDYGHIAVQGPYLTYEDTELAVTGGSGIFKGVYGHVKLHQIIFPFKLYYTFHLKGIPDLPAELLGQPVPPAIEVEPTPAAKSCEAGATLPNFTN encoded by the exons ATGACACTCTCAACATTCAatcaacaacacatcaactcAATCCAATCACACAGATACATACATCAATCATTCATTTCAACAAACAATTTTGCCATGgccgccgcctcctccaccATTCTCAAAGCCGCCGTCTCCTCCCCTTCCCCCGCCAGGCTTCCGCCGCCCGCCGCCGCCCAGAAACTCTTCTCTTTTACCCCATCCAAGAagaaacacttccttcctaAACCCCTCACTAAATCCTTCTCATGCAAAGCCCAGGCTGCTGATCCAGCTTCCACTACACCAA CCAAAGTCCAACAACTGCACGTCTACGAGATCAACGAGCGCGATCGCGGCAGCCCTGCCTACCTCCGATTGAGCCAGAAAACCGTCAATTCCCTCGGTGATCTCGTGCCTTTCAGCAACAAG GTTTACACCGGCGATTTGAAGAAACGGGCGGGGATAACGGCGGGGATATGCATCCTGATCAAGCacgaggaggagaagaaggGCGACCGCTACGAGGCGATCTTCAGCTTCTATTTAGGAGACTACGGCCACATCGCGGTGCAGGGGCCCTACCTCACCTACGAAGACACCGAGCTCGCCGTCACCGGCGGCTCCGGCATCTTCAAGGGTGTATACGGCCACGTCAAGCTCCACCAGATCATCTTCCCGTTCAAGCTCTACTACACCTTCCACCTCAAGGGCATCCCCGATCTGCCGGCGGAGCTGCTCGGCCAGCCCGTGCCGCCAGCGATCGAGGTGGAGCCCACCCCCGCCGCGAAGAGTTGTGAAGCCGGAGCCACGCTCCCTAACTTCACCAATTAG
- the LOC121746652 gene encoding protein rough sheath 2 homolog, with product MVCYHVQTNYNRHSSYSPYITHFLTPNPNPPNSKYAMKERQRWQPEEDALLRAYVKQYGPREWNLISQRLPSALHRDPKSCLERWKNYLKPGIKKGSLSPEEQSLVISLQAKYGNKWKKIAAEVPGRTAKRLGKWWEVFKEKQLKHHSSPSQAGNYDHILDTFAEKYVQPKLAFPPPDPPANPAAVLPPWMNASPPTSEALPVREMGVLIRELEEGREVWARQRKEAAWRLKRLEQQLEAEKERRGREKAEEVEAKIRRLREEEAAYVSRMEGEYRERLGAVQREEEAKEAKLMEAWRSVHVRLEKLLAQIGSHRGGPPITAFLSQ from the coding sequence ATGGTGTGCTATCATGTCCAAACAAACTACAACAGGCACAGCAGCTACTCTCCCTATATAACCCATTTTCTTACACCCAATCCAAACCCACCAAACAGTAAATATGCGATGAAGGAGCGTCAGCGCTGGCAGCCGGAAGAAGACGCCCTCCTCCGAGCCTACGTGAAGCAGTACGGCCCCCGCGAATGGAACCTCATCTCCCAGCGCCTCCCCTCCGCCCTCCACCGCGACCCTAAGTCCTGCCTCGAGCGCTGGAAGAATTACCTCAAGCCGGGCATCAAGAAGGGCTCCCTCTCCCCCGAAGAGCAGTCCCTCGTCATCTCCCTCCAGGCCAAATACGgcaacaagtggaagaagatcGCCGCCGAGGTCCCCGGCCGCACCGCCAAGCGCCTCGGCAAGTGGTGGGAGGTCTTCAAAGAGAAGCAGCTCAAGCACCACTCTTCCCCTTCCCAGGCCGGGAATTACGACCACATTTTAGACACATTCGCCGAGAAATACGTCCAGCCGAAACTCGCCTTTCCGCCGCCCGATCCTCCGGCAAATCCCGCCGCCGTGCTTCCGCCGTGGATGAACGCGTCGCCGCCGACATCAGAGGCGTTGCCGGTGAGGGAGATGGGGGTGCTGATCCGGGAGCTGGAGGAGGGGAGGGAGGTGTGGGCACGGCAGAGGAAGGAGGCGGCGTGGAGGCTTAAGCGGCTGGAGCAGCAGCTGGAGGCGGAGAAGGAGCGGAGGGGAAGGGAGAaggcggaggaggtggaggcGAAGATAAGGAGGCtgagggaggaggaggcggcgtaTGTTAGCAGGATGGAAGGGGAGTACAGGGAGCGGTTGGGGGCGGTGCAGAGGGAGGAAGAGGCCAAAGAGGCTAAGTTAATGGAGGCTTGGCGCAGCGTTCACGTGCGGCTCGAGAAGCTGTTGGCGCAGATTGGGTCCCACCGTGGCGGGCCGCCCATCACTGCTTTCCTTTCCCAATAA